A stretch of Caenorhabditis elegans chromosome IV DNA encodes these proteins:
- the oac-57 gene encoding Acyl_transf_3 domain-containing protein (Partially confirmed by transcript evidence) yields the protein MTLSSKRQDLQGIRGLAILSVLGFHFYPTYFPNGYLGVDQFFVLSGFLMCMLLTKSETMPVISGVLHFYSRRFKRILPLYLLFIFLTVISLYTIFPDTALLQNQSSATKALLFVSNRPHTGEEDYFEKLLIAIDLFTHTWSLSVEIQFYFIVPLIFLIGSYFSRFYKYGYYFVLGTISFAFNFILPSKVSFNSLLARIWQFLIGMIIYFYSTKPRNNCISNTFLGAIEHGECEREVLIIDNVENNDNEEAVEHKKVQCNKSTYLGPFSKYCFLIPMAFVVTYPIALFPFLVRPLFTFFTGLLMLVSTDDEFLSNRVLTYIGDISYSLYLIHWPIYAYTKLTFGNDPYGCEPLAANTTGCIKKLDEFVQLLNSSKPDYAFLLTRFFVIANPFTDVNTENDEIYIQMKSQLKKFLPNIKKKLYILDSFPRVHGDVIPHIADDLKDGKTFEEISKALLRPDGYERGRLRHAALVQECGDKCELIDYLPLFWNNSTHLYQYFDSRGFSYFTSPNHLSAHGIELVRHIYTKICANLK from the exons ATGACACTATCATCAAAACGGCAAGATCTTCAAGGAATCCGAGGATTGGCAATTCTTTCAGTTCTTGGATTTCACTTTTATCCAACTTATTTTCCAAATGGATATCTAGGTGTTGATCA ATTCTTTGTGCTCTCGGGATTTCTTATGTGCATGTTACTTACAAAATCAGAAACAATGCCAGTTATCTCTGGTGTCTTACACTTTTATTCTCGTCGTTTCAAAAGGATTCTTCCATTATATCTTCTATTCATATTTCTAACTGTTATTTCTCTCTACACAATATTCCCAGATACAGCTTTACTTCAAAATCAATCTTCTGCAACAAAAGCCTTATTATTCGTTTCAAATAGACCTCATACTGGAGAAGAAGattattttgagaaacttttgATTGCAATTGACCTGTTCACTCATACATGGTCACTTTcagttgaaattcaattttattttattgttccACTCATTTTCCTCATTGGAAGCTATTTTTCTAGATTCTACAAATACggatattattttgttttag GTACGATATCATTtgcattcaattttattcttcCATCTAAAGTCTCTTTTAACAGTTTGCTTGCAAGAATATGGCAATTTTTAATAGGAatgattatatatttttattcaacaaaaccTCGAAATAATTGTATTTCCAATACATTCTTAGGAGCAATTGAGCATGGCGAATGTGAAAGAGAAGTGTTAATAATTGATAATGTGGAAAACAATGATAACGAAGAAGCTGTGGAGCACAAAAAAGTGCAATGCAATAAATCAACATATCTCGGaccattttccaaatattgttTCCTGATCCCAATGGCGTTTGTGGTTACGTATCCAATTGCTTTGTTTCCATTTCTTGTAAG gccCCTCTTCACCTTTTTCACTGGTCTTTTGATGCTTGTCTCAACTGATGATGAGTTTCTCAGTAACCGAGTACTCACTTATATTGGTGATATTTCATATTCACTTTATTTGATTCATTGGCCAATTTATGCGTACACCAAACTAACATTTGGAAATGATCCATACG GCTGTGAACCGTTGGCAGCCAACACAACTGGATGTATAAAGAAACTCGACGAGTTTGTGCAGTTATTGAACAGTTCCAAACCAGACTACGCATTTCTGCTTACAAG attctttgtCATAGCCAATCCGTTCACCGATGTAAAtactgaaaatgatgaaatatatattcaaatgAAAAGTCAACTCAAGAAATTCCTGCCAAATATTAAGAAGAAGTTGTATATTTTAGATTCATTCCCAAGAGTACATGGGGATGTGATTCCGCACATTGCGGATGACTTGAAAGATGGAAAGACATTCGAAGAAATTAGT aaagCCCTGTTACGACCAGATGGATATGAAAGAGGTCGTCTTCGACATGCTGCTCTCGTTCAAGAATGTGGTGACAAATGTGAATTAATTGATTATCTTCCATTATTCTGGAACAATTCTACACATCTTTATCAGTATTTTGACTCACGTGGATTCTCTTATTTCACATCTCCAAATCACTTGTCTGCTCATGGAATTGAACTCGTCAGGCacatttatacaaaaatatgtgctaatttgaaataa
- the oac-57 gene encoding Acyl_transf_3 domain-containing protein (Partially confirmed by transcript evidence), translating to MTLSSKRQDLQGIRGLAILSVLGFHFYPTYFPNGYLGVDQFFVLSGFLMCMLLTKSETMPVISGVLHFYSRRFKRILPLYLLFIFLTVISLYTIFPDTALLQNQSSATKALLFVSNRPHTGEEDYFEKLLIAIDLFTHTWSLSVEIQFYFIVPLIFLIGSYFSRFYKYGYYFVLGTISFAFNFILPSKVSFNSLLARIWQFLIGMIIYFYSTKPRNNCISNTFLGAIEHGECEREVLIIDNVENNDNEEAVEHKKVQCNKSTYLGPFSKYCFLIPMAFVVTYPIALFPFLVRPLFTFFTGLLMLVSTDDEFLSNRVLTYIGDISYSLYLIHWPIYAYTKLTFGNDPYALAAGLIISVIVAVIAYETYEKWCLNLSNINCALLIFFLFISNFLSSNFLVNKDAIQEIKFRNTPGQLSKVSSLDGVTPNMSFDDAARLNKYWNKYDLETMIERGCVKRSPNHPSWCDFKFLNGKFNIAIFGNSYAKNHHKMFIQECSSRSYNIAMSSVNGCEPLAANTTGCIKKLDEFVQLLNSSKPDYAFLLTRFFVIANPFTDVNTENDEIYIQMKSQLKKFLPNIKKKLYILDSFPRVHGDVIPHIADDLKDGKTFEEISKALLRPDGYERGRLRHAALVQECGDKCELIDYLPLFWNNSTHLYQYFDSRGFSYFTSPNHLSAHGIELVRHIYTKICANLK from the exons ATGACACTATCATCAAAACGGCAAGATCTTCAAGGAATCCGAGGATTGGCAATTCTTTCAGTTCTTGGATTTCACTTTTATCCAACTTATTTTCCAAATGGATATCTAGGTGTTGATCA ATTCTTTGTGCTCTCGGGATTTCTTATGTGCATGTTACTTACAAAATCAGAAACAATGCCAGTTATCTCTGGTGTCTTACACTTTTATTCTCGTCGTTTCAAAAGGATTCTTCCATTATATCTTCTATTCATATTTCTAACTGTTATTTCTCTCTACACAATATTCCCAGATACAGCTTTACTTCAAAATCAATCTTCTGCAACAAAAGCCTTATTATTCGTTTCAAATAGACCTCATACTGGAGAAGAAGattattttgagaaacttttgATTGCAATTGACCTGTTCACTCATACATGGTCACTTTcagttgaaattcaattttattttattgttccACTCATTTTCCTCATTGGAAGCTATTTTTCTAGATTCTACAAATACggatattattttgttttag GTACGATATCATTtgcattcaattttattcttcCATCTAAAGTCTCTTTTAACAGTTTGCTTGCAAGAATATGGCAATTTTTAATAGGAatgattatatatttttattcaacaaaaccTCGAAATAATTGTATTTCCAATACATTCTTAGGAGCAATTGAGCATGGCGAATGTGAAAGAGAAGTGTTAATAATTGATAATGTGGAAAACAATGATAACGAAGAAGCTGTGGAGCACAAAAAAGTGCAATGCAATAAATCAACATATCTCGGaccattttccaaatattgttTCCTGATCCCAATGGCGTTTGTGGTTACGTATCCAATTGCTTTGTTTCCATTTCTTGTAAG gccCCTCTTCACCTTTTTCACTGGTCTTTTGATGCTTGTCTCAACTGATGATGAGTTTCTCAGTAACCGAGTACTCACTTATATTGGTGATATTTCATATTCACTTTATTTGATTCATTGGCCAATTTATGCGTACACCAAACTAACATTTGGAAATGATCCATACG CACTTGCTGCTGGCTTAATCATATCTGTAATCGTGGCAGTTATTGCCTACGAGACTTATGAAAA ATGGTGCCTGAATCTATCAAACATAAATTGTGCACTTTTGATCTTTTTCCTCTTTATCAGTAACTTTCTTTCTAGTAACTTTCTAGTAAACAAAGACGCAattcaagaaataaaatttcgcaATACACCGGGACAGTTATCTAAAGTTTCAAGCCTTGACGGGGTGACGCCTAATATGTCTTTTG ATGATGCAGCTCGTTTAAACAAATATTGGAACAAATATGATCTTGAAACAATGATAGAGCGAGGGTGTGTCAAAAGAAGTCCAAACCATCCTTCTTGGTGTGACTTCAAG tttttgaatggaaaattcaACATCGCCATATTTGGAAACAGTTATGcaaaaaatcatcataaaatGTTCATTCAAGAATGTAGTAGTAGATCATACAATATTGCAATGAGTTCAGTGAATG GCTGTGAACCGTTGGCAGCCAACACAACTGGATGTATAAAGAAACTCGACGAGTTTGTGCAGTTATTGAACAGTTCCAAACCAGACTACGCATTTCTGCTTACAAG attctttgtCATAGCCAATCCGTTCACCGATGTAAAtactgaaaatgatgaaatatatattcaaatgAAAAGTCAACTCAAGAAATTCCTGCCAAATATTAAGAAGAAGTTGTATATTTTAGATTCATTCCCAAGAGTACATGGGGATGTGATTCCGCACATTGCGGATGACTTGAAAGATGGAAAGACATTCGAAGAAATTAGT aaagCCCTGTTACGACCAGATGGATATGAAAGAGGTCGTCTTCGACATGCTGCTCTCGTTCAAGAATGTGGTGACAAATGTGAATTAATTGATTATCTTCCATTATTCTGGAACAATTCTACACATCTTTATCAGTATTTTGACTCACGTGGATTCTCTTATTTCACATCTCCAAATCACTTGTCTGCTCATGGAATTGAACTCGTCAGGCacatttatacaaaaatatgtgctaatttgaaataa
- the oac-58 gene encoding Acyl_transf_3 domain-containing protein (Confirmed by transcript evidence), whose translation MSPQPSSKRQDLQGIRGLAILSVLGFHFYPTYFPNGYLGVDQFFVLSGFLMCMLLTKSETMPVISGVLHFYSRRFKRILPLYLLFIFLTVISLYTIFPDTALLQNQSSATKALLFVSNRPHTGEEDYFEKLLIAIDLFTHTWSLSVEIQFYFIVPLIFLIGSYFSGFYKYGYYFVLGLISFTFYSILPLEVAFNSLFARIWQFLIGMVIYLHSVNPSKSGNSSSYKLLETAENGESEKVSLVDDFSEDEVEDEIVDIAKPPTPPAPSTYLGPFSKYCFLIPMAFVVTYPIAMPLFTFFTGLLMLVSTDDEFLSNRVLTYIGDISYSLYLIHWPIYAYTKLTFGNDPYALAAGLIISVIVAFSVYETYEKWYLKLSNMSCALLIICLFITNVVLINKDAIQDMNFMNEQVNSGNSTSSRLDGVTPNMTFDDATRLNKYWNKYDIEVMIEPGCVKRTPQHSRWCDYELKGDEFKLAIFGNSYTKNHHKMFIQECKNRAYNITVDSERGCEPLAASPNDKHCLKKLSEFAEFIENAKPDYAFMFTRFFAVADKFKDSNSTDLSTDSIYLMMKSQLNKFIPFIKKKLYILDSFPRANSGYIARVPGDLKNGKKIEDISKAMLRPDGYERGRLRHAALVKECGDKCELIDYLPLFWNNSTHLYQYFDSRGFSYFTSPNHLSAHGIELVRHIYTKICANLD comes from the exons ATGTCACCTCAGCCGTCTTCAAAACGGCAAGATCTTCAAGGAATCCGAGGATTGGCAATTCTTTCAGTTCTTGGATTTCACTTTTATCCAACTTATTTTCCAAATGGATATCTAGGTGTTGATCA ATTCTTTGTGCTCTCGGGATTTCTTATGTGCATGTTACTTACAAAATCAGAAACAATGCCAGTTATCTCTGGTGTCTTACACTTTTATTCTCGTCGTTTCAAAAGGATTCTTCCATTATATCTTCTATTCATATTTCTAACTGTTATTTCTCTCTACACAATATTCCCAGATACAGCTTTACTTCAAAATCAATCTTCTGCAACAAAAGCCTTATTATTCGTTTCAAATAGACCTCATACTGGAGAAGAAGattattttgagaaacttttgATTGCAATTGACCTGTTCACTCATACATGGTCACTTTcagttgaaattcaattttattttattgttccACTCATTTTCCTCATTGGAAGCTATTTTTCGGGATTCTACAAATACggatattattttgttttag GACTGATCTCATTCACATTCTATTCAATTCTCCCACTTGAAGTGGCTTTTAACAGTTTATTTGCAAGAATATGGCAATTTCTTATAGGAATGGTTATTTATTTACATTCAGTGAATCCTTCTAAATCTGGAAACTCAAGTTCCTATAAACTCTTGGAGACTGCTGAAAATGGGGAAAGCGAAAAGGTTTCACTAGTTGACGATTTTTCGGAAGATGAAGTGGAAGACGAAATCGTAGATATTGCAAAGCCTCCAACACCTCCAGCTCCATCAACATATCTCGGaccattttccaaatattgttTCCTGATTCCAATGGCTTTTGTGGTCACATATCCTATTGcaat GCCCCTCTTCACCTTTTTCACTGGTCTTTTGATGCTTGTCTCAACTGATGATGAGTTTCTGAGTAACCGAGTACTCACTTATATTGGTGATATTTCATATTCACTTTATTTAATTCATTGGCCAATTTATGCGTACACCAAACTAACATTTGGAAATGATCCATACG CACTTGCTGCTGGCTTAATCATATCTGTAATCGTGGCATTTAGCGTTTACGAGACTTATGAAaa atggtaCCTGAAACTGTCAAACATGAGTTGTGCACTTTTGATAATCTGTCTCTTCATTACCAATGTAGTTCTTATCAATAAAGATGCAATTCAAGATATGAATTTTATGAATGAACAAGTTAACAGCGGAAATTCCACATCTTCACGACTTGACGGAGTGACTCCCAATATGacttttg atgacgCTACACGTTTGAACAAATATTGGAACAAGTATGATATTGAAGTGATGATTGAGCCAGGATGTGTTAAAAGAACGCCCCAACATAGCAGATGGTGTGATTATGAG cttaaaGGCGACGAATTCAAGCTGGCAATATTTGGAAACAGTTATACAAAGAATCatcataaaatgtttattcaaGAATGCAAAAATCGAGCATACAATATTACAGTAGACTCGGAGAGAG GATGTGAACCACTGGCGGCAAGTCCAAATGACAAACACTGCTTGAAAAAACTGTCTGAATTCGCTGAGTTCATCGAAAATGCAAAGCCAGATTACGCATTCATGTTTACCAG gttttttgcTGTTGCTGATAAATTTAAAGACTCCAATTCAACAGATCTGTCAACTGATAGTATTTATCTCATGATGAAAAGTCAATTGAACAAATTTATTCCATTtatcaaaaagaaattgtATATTCTTGATTCATTTCCAAGAGCAAATTCTGGTTATATTGCACGGGTTCCTggtgatttgaaaaatggaaagaaaattgagGATATTAGT aaagctaTGTTACGACCAGATGGATATGAAAGAGGTCGTCTTCGACATGCTGCTCTCGTAAAAGAATGTGGTGACAAATGTGAATTAATTGATTATCTTCCATTATTCTGGAACAATTCTACACATctttatcaatattttgattCACGTGGATTCTCTTATTTCACATCTCCAAATCATTTGTCTGCTCATGGAATTGAACTTGTCAGGCacatttatacaaaaatatgtgctaatttagattaa
- the oac-58 gene encoding Acyltransferase 3 domain-containing protein (Confirmed by transcript evidence), which translates to MSPQPSSKRQDLQGIRGLAILSVLGFHFYPTYFPNGYLGVDQFFVLSGFLMCMLLTKSETMPVISGVLHFYSRRFKRILPLYLLFIFLTVISLYTIFPDTALLQNQSSATKALLFVSNRPHTGEEDYFEKLLIAIDLFTHTWSLSVEIQFYFIVPLIFLIGSYFSGFYKYGYYFVLGLISFTFYSILPLEVAFNSLFARIWQFLIGMVIYLHSVNPSKSGNSSSYKLLETAENGESEKVSLVDDFSEDEVEDEIVDIAKPPTPPAPSTYLGPFSKYCFLIPMAFVVTYPIAMFPFLVH; encoded by the exons ATGTCACCTCAGCCGTCTTCAAAACGGCAAGATCTTCAAGGAATCCGAGGATTGGCAATTCTTTCAGTTCTTGGATTTCACTTTTATCCAACTTATTTTCCAAATGGATATCTAGGTGTTGATCA ATTCTTTGTGCTCTCGGGATTTCTTATGTGCATGTTACTTACAAAATCAGAAACAATGCCAGTTATCTCTGGTGTCTTACACTTTTATTCTCGTCGTTTCAAAAGGATTCTTCCATTATATCTTCTATTCATATTTCTAACTGTTATTTCTCTCTACACAATATTCCCAGATACAGCTTTACTTCAAAATCAATCTTCTGCAACAAAAGCCTTATTATTCGTTTCAAATAGACCTCATACTGGAGAAGAAGattattttgagaaacttttgATTGCAATTGACCTGTTCACTCATACATGGTCACTTTcagttgaaattcaattttattttattgttccACTCATTTTCCTCATTGGAAGCTATTTTTCGGGATTCTACAAATACggatattattttgttttag GACTGATCTCATTCACATTCTATTCAATTCTCCCACTTGAAGTGGCTTTTAACAGTTTATTTGCAAGAATATGGCAATTTCTTATAGGAATGGTTATTTATTTACATTCAGTGAATCCTTCTAAATCTGGAAACTCAAGTTCCTATAAACTCTTGGAGACTGCTGAAAATGGGGAAAGCGAAAAGGTTTCACTAGTTGACGATTTTTCGGAAGATGAAGTGGAAGACGAAATCGTAGATATTGCAAAGCCTCCAACACCTCCAGCTCCATCAACATATCTCGGaccattttccaaatattgttTCCTGATTCCAATGGCTTTTGTGGTCACATATCCTATTGcaatgtttccatttttagtGCATTAA